The segment GAATTTGGAGATTCTCCCACGAGATTCAGGTTTAGGTATAAAGGTCTTGTGCCTCAAACCAAAGATCTCTTGTACCAGAGGAACATGGCTTAGTACCAGCTTCCATGCCAGAAACCACCCTGccaattcaattcaattcaagGACAATTACCCAGATTATCTATTTTCTCAAaagtaagagaaaaaaaatggagaagagAGTACAAAGAGCGATGAAGCAGACGATGAAGGAGGTGGCCAGAAGCGGACgtaggatgaagaagatgagattGTCCAGGAACCAAGGAGATTCCATCGATTCAACGATGATCTTCTGTGCGTGTTTGTTTGGGTTAAATCAGCTTGTTTTTCTCCTATCAAATCTTATTTTATTCTTCAAAACGACGTCGCTCAAAATGTGTTAACAAAAGTTATTTTAGGCTTTTATCAATGAATTTCACGAAAGTTAGGGGGTTATTTCAGCAATATACTATCAAGGAAGGACTAGTGGAACTTCGATTGGTTTTTTTGAACCAACTGTCGCGGCGGAGGGATTGTGCATCGATGGTGAGGCACTGCAAGGCGCGGCGGATgtcaaccaattgatggatcaGTTAGAGAGCGTCATTGCCTGGCTCCCGATGGATCTCTTGTCACCAAATCAGCCTACTACGATCTCCAGCTCGtaatctccctctctctctagatgtgtttcCCCAATCCTCTAAGGCTTTTGATATCGCCATTTCAGGCGAGAGAGGAGATGTCTCGGGAGAGATTGCGTTACTTGGAAGCTATGGTAAATATAACTCTTTTTTCTCTAATTACACGATCTATTTCGCACAAAAAGGAATGGGACAAATAAATGCCTAGGCGTATTGATTGATATGCAATGTATTGTAGGCTATCTATTGTGAAGCTGTCGCTATGGTAGAAGAGTATCAGCAAGCTCTTTCTTTGCCTAACCATGTGGGAACTCGGGATGTTCAGGGTCTTTTCCCtcaggtttcttcttcttctgggaattcagttttttttgcgATTATGTTTATTTCATTGACTCCTTTACGAGCCAACTTGTTGATCTTTTTCCAGGTTTATGAGACTTTAGAGCATAGGTTGGTGGTTGCTGAGGCAGCTCAGAAACTTAGGCTACCTCTTATTTCAGATGATGGTGAAATTCACGAGGAAGATATCGAAAAGTGGAGTATACTATCAAGAAGCTCTCTTGATAGTGCGAGCACCACGAGTTTTACAATTAGCTCCGCTTCTAACTCGGTGAACTATGCGAACAGCTCTGCAAACAGTCTTGGTGCTGCTCCTGATACTGACGTAGTTGGTGGTGTGCCGAATCGCTTTCTTGGAATAACCCCTGCTTATTTATCATATGTCCAGCTTCAAAATACTATGGTCCATGGTATCGTCACATCATTTTTGCCTTGTATTGGTCTCTTCATAACTATAACACAAattctgatttttgttttcttcttctttaatgaCACTTTTGCTTAGGATATGGCTGACTACCAAATGTTTCTTGCCCGTGAGATAGAAGGTAGGCTGAAGAAAAGTGTGATAAGTTGGCTGATGCCATTGTTGATGACACTGGTAAGATCTTCCTTACCAGTATATACTCTTGAGGGAGAGATCTTTTGTTCTTTACCGAATTGTCCTGTCTAGTGAGATACTTGGCTCTTCATGTTAAGTTGCACTGAACGTAATGACCCCAGATTTTCCTTATTGTCAGATTCATCCACAGGAAATCAAAATTCAAGTGCTAGGCTCCCAGAAAGGTTAGCTTTACCTCTGAGGTTTAACCATAGCTAAAAACATCTGGAAGGAAAAAAGCTTGTTTTTCCTTGTATGTGTTTAATTTTATCACTATAAAACCTAATTAATCTGATTGATGGATGGTTAATGAAGCCTGTTAGCTACTCTTCTTTCTAGGACACATATCTAGGTAATGTGCCATACATTTATACATATGTTAGTTATAAGCAAGGAATTAAAGCTTCTTAAGATATATTCCGTAGAGAAATAATCATGTTGGTGATTAGTGTTCTGTTTGTCAATAATATTTattcgaaaatcttgaaggagcagatGACTTTCTCACATTTATTCATTCTTCTATGCTTTAGCGAAGGTCAATGACAATGTGTTTCTTGAATTTCCAGGGTTAAGTTATATTGAGGAGATTGAAAGAGAAGAGGCAGCTCTACGAGAGGACCTCTACTCGGCTGACAGGAAGTTTGCAGAATATTACAATGTAGGtgaaaaagaatatatttaGGGTAATGTGCAAACGAAATTTCAGTTACCTGAGTGTTTCATGATATGTTTTATTATAGATAAGTTTCTTGCTACTGCTGTGAATTATCCTTGTAACCCCAGTGCTAGTAAGTTCTGATGACTGTCCGTTTCTGTTCTGAACAAGGTCCCTGGAACAAAGACTCGGGGTACTTATAAAGCTTGTGAAGGATCTGAAGTTAGAACATCAACATAAATATGTAAGCGGTTTTCAGTGTTCTCCAATTGATTCAGTTGCTCCCCTTGTTCTCATTTTCCTAACTCGTATATTTGTAACAGATGAGATGCAGAAGACTTGGTTGTGTAAAAGGTGCGAAACCATGAACACAAAATTAAGGTATCATTATCATCATTCACTGTTTAGTATCTAAATCTGAAGCTATTTCAGTAACTAAtgtctcttttttcttcttcttcttgcttgaAGGGTTTTAGAACATATTCTCCTCCTTGAAACATACACCCCTGAATCCATACCAGCCTTGCACAGCATCAGGTCTTTAAATCAACTTTTCCAGAACTATATTTCGTACTATCAACTCACAGAGAAGCCTGCTCTCACCTCTAATTTTGTTTCGTATTTTTTTTCCAGGAACTATCTAGTGGAAGCTACCGAGGAGCTTCAGCTGCATACAACAAAGCGGTTTGTATCTTATCCTCTCTTTAATTGCTTAGCTCTAACAGCTCTGCTTTTGCCCCATCTTCATTGATTATATAGAGCAATAACCCGAGCCTGCGAAAATGACCAGGTTTACACGTCTCAGAGAATACCAAGGAGTGGATCCTCATTTTGATACAATTGCGAGACAGTACCATGACATTGTTAAGGTACGTTAAAATAAGAGCAAACGATCAATTACTTATGTTCCCCCTTTTACTAATTTGACTTGTGAGAATGCAATACACAATGATAATGAAGGTTCATATTTTCTGTAGAAACTAGAAAACATGCAGTGGACAATCCATCAAGTAGAAATGGACCTTAAAAGCGCATGCTTGAGATCGCTAGATTCATCTATATAACTGTTTCATTCACTACTAGTAGTCTAATCTCTATCTCTTCCTTTGTTGTATCTATTACTATGATTTTGTCCTTCAAATctctcacaaatgaaaagaacAAACTAGATTTATCAGTTCGGTctgtaacaaaacaaaaccttaACCAAATGAAACCAATGGACAACAATCAGCTCTTGTCTTTTTGGATCTTGCAAATATACAAGACAAATGAAAATGTTTAGAACAATCTTGATTGCTGTGAATTTCCAGATTGTTAATAGCTGATTCTGCCGTCCTGTTAAGAAGAAGATTTgagaaaggaaaacaaaaaacgTGTTATTAAGTTACTGTCTCTTTAA is part of the Brassica napus cultivar Da-Ae chromosome A5 unlocalized genomic scaffold, Da-Ae chrA05_Random_16, whole genome shotgun sequence genome and harbors:
- the LOC125594227 gene encoding uncharacterized protein LOC125594227, encoding MESPWFLDNLIFFILRPLLATSFIVCFIALWWFLAWKLVLSHVPLVQEIFGLRHKTFIPKPESRGRISKFYKSITSSQNHCN